From the genome of Populus alba chromosome 10, ASM523922v2, whole genome shotgun sequence, one region includes:
- the LOC118061523 gene encoding photosynthetic NDH subunit of subcomplex B 5, chloroplastic has translation MAASSSLSILLANPVPKISCNNQIGNMVSAFNQRTIKKLGTKYGSRTRLNAAGLSEIEPDLNEDPRDRWATPGVDAEDFKYGEWDGHHTYFEGQDKRTYWEILKEEYTSTEPPTGFQGFISWIFLPAVAAGMYFNVPGEYLFIGAGLFVFIFCVIEMDKPDKPHNFEPQIYNMERGARDKLIDDYNTMSIWDFNEKYGDLWDFTITREDITKR, from the exons atggcaGCGAGTTCATCACTCTCAATTCTGTTGGCAAATCCAGTCCCTAAAATCAGCTGTAATAACCAAATTGGAAATATGGTTAGTGCTTTTAACCAGAGAACCATCAAGAAATTGGGAACTAAATATGGTTCAAGAACCAGATTGAATGCAGCTGGGTTGTCTGAGATTGAGCCTGACCTCAACGAAGATCCTAGAGACCGTTGGGCCACTCCTGGTGTTGATGCT gaagATTTCAAGTATGGAGAGTGGGATGGGCATCATACTTACTTTGAAGGCCAAGACAAAA GAACATACTGGGAAATACTTAAAGAAGAATATACCTCAACAGAGCCCCCAACAGGTTTTCAAG GGTTTATTTCATGGATCTTCCTTCCAGCAGTTGCCGCTGGGATGTATTTCAATGTGCCG GGGGAGTATCTGTTCATTGGAGCAGGTctatttgtgtttattttctGTGTGATTGAGATGGATAAACCCGACAAGCCACACAACTTTGAGCCCCAGATATACAATATGGAGAGAGGAGCTCGTGACAAGTTAATAGATGACTATAATACCATGAGCATATGGGACTTCAATGAGAAATACGGAGACCTCTGGGATTTCACCATAACAAGGGAAGACATAACCAAGAGATAA